CCGGTGTGGTCGACGAGGAAGCTCAGCCCGCTCGGGCTGAGCCAGACGTAGCGTCCCTCGCCGCACTGGCGCGATCGGAAGCCCGCGTGGGTCTTCCAGCGGTGGTGGCGGCGGCCGAGGGGGCCGGAGTTGTGGGAGCCGGTCTGGTCCGGCGGGGGATCTCGGCCCTCGTCGCCGTGGTCGTAGGGAGTGGGGTGGTCCAGGTCGACGCTGCGGCTGGTCGAGGTGGCGAAGGGCCAGTAGTCGCCGACGTTGACGAGGTGGACCTGGTCGCGCAGTGACTCGGGGTGCTCGTAGGCCGTGTAGCGGACGCGGCCGGAGAGGTCCTTGACCGGCTGGACCTTGAGGTCGTGGCGGCGGAGGAGCTCGGCCAGCTGGGTCAGGGTGACCGGGCCGAGGCCCTCGACCCGCACCACGCCGTCCTTGGCGTGGAGCGCGGCCTCGTGGAGGTGGACGTGGAGGACCGCCTTCGGCGCCAGCGGCCGGAGGTCGAGGGAGCGCAGCGCCTCGAGGAGGTCGGCCGGGAAGGCGAGGGTTCGCGACATCGCGCGTGCGGACGGCTCGTCCGGCTCGGGCTCGCCGTCGGACTCGGCGGCGCCAGCCATCGGCGCGGGCTCGGCATCCGCAGCAGCCCCGTCCTCCGTGTGCTCCAGCAGCAGCGCGAACAGCTCCGCCGGCCGCGCCAGCCAGCCGAAGGCGATCGCGCGGAGCTCGTCGGGGTGGGCCTCGGGGTGGCGCGGCGCGATGATCTCGGCGACGCGGTGGACGACGGCGTCGACGGCCGCGGCGCCGCCGGCCTCGAGGCGGGCGATCAGGGTGCGCAGGCCGTACTCGTCCGTGCGGCCCAGACCGACGTACCGCCGACGGCGCTCGGCCTCGCGGCGCTCCTCGTGGAGCTCGGTGTCGGCCTCGATCACCTTCGCCTCCGCGACCGCGAGCACCCGCCCGGCGCCCTCGCTGGCGATCATCCGCGAGACGGCCCGGTCGACCAGGCCGACCCGGTCGCGCGCGAGGTGGCGCGACATCCGCGCGACCTTGCGGGCCACCCACACCTCGCACTCGCCGCGCCGGCACACCGCCCACGTCAGCGGCAGCCGGTGCTCGAGGTCGAGCACGTCGGCCAGCGCGTTCTGCGTCGACGTCGCGCTCGCCCCGCGCGCCCACGCGATCTCGCCGAGGCAGAAGTCCTGCACGCCGGGCGTGCCGTCGCCGCCGACCTGGCGCAGCACGTTGCCCGTGCGGCGCGCGACGTGGCCGTCCGGGCCCTCGGTCGGGTCGCTCGAGTGGAGCCCCGCCCACGCCGACAGCACCTCCAGCCCGCGCACATCGGCCAGCCGGCTCTCCCGCTGCGCCTCGGTCGCCGCGGCCAGCAGGGCCGCGGCGTCGAGGTCGATGAGAGCTCCGGTCATGCCCCCATTCTAGAGAACCCCACCGACACTCTGACCTGCACGAACGACATCTGTGGACACCCGATTCGAACAGATGAACCAGTCAGACCGAAGCCCACAGGGGACGGATCGGTGATACTCCCACCGTGCGTCATCTGTGGTGGGTCCTGGGAGCGGTCCTCGTCGGCGTCGGCCTCGCGGTCGCCCTGTCCTCCTCGCCCGGGCAGACCGACTACGGCTGGTTCGCCTACGCCCCGTCGACCGACGACATCCTGAGCGGTGGGTCCGTGTGGGTCGTCTCGCGGGCGCAGGTGGCGGGCCTCGCGGTCGCGGTCGTCGGCCTGGTGGCCTTGGCAACGGGAGTCGGCTTCCGCCTCGGCCGCCGCCGCTAGCGACGTCACCCCGCCCCCCCGAGCTCGAGCCGCGGCCAGTCCTCGAGGTCGGCAAGCAGCTGCCGGTCGTGGGTGGCGACGACCACCGCGGCGGGCGTACGCCGCAGCGCCGCGGTGAGCTCGTCGACGAGCGCGGCCGAGAGGTGGTTGGTCGGCTCGTCGAGCAGCAGCACGTCCGGGCGGCGGTGCAGCAGCGCGGCGAGCACCCGGCGGCGCAGCTGGCCGGGTGAGCCGTGCAGCCCCTCGCCGACATCCTCCTGCCCGAGCAGGCCGACGTCGGCGCCCGAGAGGTGGCGCACCCGCCCTGCGCCGGGCTCGAGCACCTGCGCCAGCACGGAGAGCAGCGTGCTCTTCCCCGCACCGTTCGGCCCCGTGACCAACAGCCGGTCGCCCCCGGAGAGACCCAGCGAGACCGGCCCGTCCAGCCGTCCCGAGACGCGTACGCCGTCGGCGCGCAGGAGCGGCTGGCCCGCCCGGGTGCCGGGCTCGGGCCAGTGCCAGGTCGGCGGCGGGGGAGGCGTGTCGATCCGGTGGTCGGCGAGCCGCTCCTCCTGGCGGCGGACCGCCTGCACCACGCCGGCCGCGCGCGACTGGCGCTGGTGCTTGCCGGTCCCCTTGTCGGGCCGCCAGCCCGTGGTGAGCCGGGAGCGGGCGTCGTCGGCGGCGCGCGCGAGGCGGTCGCGCTCGGCGACCTGCTCGGCGTGGAGCTGGCGCCAGCGCTCGAGCTCGCGGCGCCGGGCCTCCTGCCACGCGTCGTAGCCGCCGCCGTGCAGCCGCGGCCGCCCGTCGGGGGTCGGGTCGAGGTCGAGGAAGTCGGTGGTGACCGCCCGCAGCAGCGCCCGGTCGTGCGACACGACGACGTAGCCGCCCGCCCGCCGGGAGAGCGCCTCGCCCAGGAAGCCCAGCCCGCCGGCGTCGAGGTGGTTGGTCGGCTCGTCGAGCAGGAGCAGGTCGTCGCCGCCGCCGAGCACGGTCGCGAGGCGCACCCGGTAGCGCTGGCCGACCGACAGCGTCGCCAGCGGTCGGTCGCGGTCGGTGCACGCGTCGAGCCCGGCGAGGGCGAGGTCGACGCGGCGCTCGGCGTCCCACGCGTCGAGCCGGGTCGCGACCTCGAGCGCATCGGCGTACGCCTGCTCCGCGCCGGGCTCGCCCCGGGTGAGCGCCGCGGTGGCGGCGTCGAAGGCCGCCAGCGCCTCACGGGCGTACGCCGTCGCGTCCGCGACCAGCGACCCGACGGTCGCGCCGGGGCCGGCGTCCATCGACTGGTGCGCGACGCCGACGCTGCCCGCGCGCTCGACGCGGCCCTCGTCGGGCTCGAGGCCGCCGGCGAGGACCCTCAGCAGCGTGGTCTTGCCGCGCCCGTTGTCGCCGACCACGGCGAGCCGGGTCTGCGGCGAGACGGTCAGGTCGACGCCGGTCAGCACCCGGCGACCGCCGCGGGTCGCGCCGACGCCGACGGCGCGGAGGTGGGGGGACGAGGTGGGCAGGGTGGAAGAAGGGGAGGAAGGAGAGGTGTGCACGCGTGGCTCCGCAAGGTTCGCTGTTCGCTGTCAGGGCAGGCGAGGGCGACGGGCCGGGCGCGGACGGAGGTCCGGCGCGGCTCGTCAGCGGGTGCGGAGCTTGAGCGTCGCGGTGGGCACGGCGCCACGGTAGACGAGGGCGGCGTCGCGGCTCGACGGGTTTTTCAGGCCTCGCCCGGCGGCAGCGGTCCCACGAGGTAGGCGTCGACCTCGACGCCGAGCCCCCACATCGACCCGCCGCCGAGGGTGAAGCGGGCGGACGGCCAGCCCAGGCGCGCGATCTCCGCCTCCCACGTCTTGCGGGCCCGCGCGGCCACGGCCTCGGCGGAGCCCTCCCGGTCGAGGGCGGCCCGGATCCCGGCTGCGTGCTTCACGACGTGCTCGCGCAGGTGCTCCGGGACGGCGCCGTCGACGTGGGTGACCAGCGCGAGGAGGCAGGCCGAGCCCTCGGGGGCCAGCGCCGACATCTTGAGCCCGTTGGCCACCAGCTCGGCCAGGTGCCCGGTCCGCGACGTGGCGCCCAGCAGGTCGAAGGCGTACATCGCCTTCGCCTCGACCTGCAGGACCGGCGTCTCACCGGCCAGGACGGCGATGTCGGCCCGGCGCCACCCGCGGGCGACGACGTGGGCCTCGCCGAGCTCCTGCTGGAGCCGCCACGCGAGCCGGTCGCGGACGGGCTGGCCGGCCGTGCCGGTGAGCGCGAGGTAGGCCAGCTCGTCCGCGTCGAAGTCCGCGGAGAGGGAGGCGAGCGTCGTGGCGAGGGCGCCGACGACCGAGGGGCTGGCTGCCATGGGCCCATCGAACACCGCCGCGAGGTCGGTCGGGAAGACCGTCGGACCCGCGACGCCACGCGGACGGGTCGTGGGGAGCGGGCGTCCCGTGTGTTATGTGTAGTAACCCACTACAGATAAGCATGAAGCGCCCGCGTCGCATGGAATTCCTCTGGTACATCCCCAACCAGGTCGCCCCGGGCCACCGGTCGGA
Above is a genomic segment from Nocardioides okcheonensis containing:
- a CDS encoding ATP-binding cassette domain-containing protein, which gives rise to MHTSPSSPSSTLPTSSPHLRAVGVGATRGGRRVLTGVDLTVSPQTRLAVVGDNGRGKTTLLRVLAGGLEPDEGRVERAGSVGVAHQSMDAGPGATVGSLVADATAYAREALAAFDAATAALTRGEPGAEQAYADALEVATRLDAWDAERRVDLALAGLDACTDRDRPLATLSVGQRYRVRLATVLGGGDDLLLLDEPTNHLDAGGLGFLGEALSRRAGGYVVVSHDRALLRAVTTDFLDLDPTPDGRPRLHGGGYDAWQEARRRELERWRQLHAEQVAERDRLARAADDARSRLTTGWRPDKGTGKHQRQSRAAGVVQAVRRQEERLADHRIDTPPPPPTWHWPEPGTRAGQPLLRADGVRVSGRLDGPVSLGLSGGDRLLVTGPNGAGKSTLLSVLAQVLEPGAGRVRHLSGADVGLLGQEDVGEGLHGSPGQLRRRVLAALLHRRPDVLLLDEPTNHLSAALVDELTAALRRTPAAVVVATHDRQLLADLEDWPRLELGGAG